The Sulfurimonas sp. HSL3-2 genome segment CGTCAAAAATACCCAAATATAAAAATCGACTGGATCTGCGAAGAGGTTTTTGCACCGCTTTTAACTGAACATCCGTTCATCCATCAAGTCCATACTATAAACCTCAAAAAACTCAAAAAAGAGAAAAACTTTTCAGGAGTTGTGCAGACCGTAAAAAGACTGAGAGCGCTTCCAAAGTATGACCTTATCATCGATATGCAGGGACTTTTAAAGTCAGCTGTTGTCTCTAGGATCATCGGAAAGAACATACACGGCTATGATAAAGATTCTGCAAGAGAATCACTTGCATCTCTCTTTTATGCATCTACTTCAAACATCCCTTATGAGCTCAGTGTCATCAAAAGAAATGTCGCCCTTATAAACGATGCTCTTGACTTACAAATAAGCGATGAGATGATAGACACGAAAGAGCCTACTCTACCTGCATATGAACGACCGTTTTTTACACAAGAGAGATATGCGGTCTTTGTCATCGGTGCATCATGGGCCAGCAAGATCTACCCAAAAGAGAAAGTCGCAGAGGTGTGTAACTCCCTTACATGTAAGACCTATATCGTCTGGGGAAGCGAGCAGGAAAAAGCTGACGCAGAGTTTGTTGCACAGCATTCCGAGAATGCACAGCTCACGCCAAAACTTGATTTAAAAGAGTTATGTGCGCTTATCTCACACGCATCTTTAGTCATCGGAAACGACACGGGACCTACACATATGGCATGGGCGTACAATGTGCCTTCCATCACACTTTTCGGTCCGACAAACGAGAGGATGATATATCCTACGACTACCAATGTAGCGATCCATTCGGATTCAAAAGTCGATATATCGCATATTGACAAAAACGACTTTTCAATAAAAGATATAGACCCGATAGCGGTCGCAAACAAAGCCAAGGAGCTTTTAAAATGGTAGGTTTTTATCTATTTTTAGCGCTAGAAAAATTTTTGATGCTGCTTCCAAAAAAAGTCAGACGCTCTTTTTTTACAGGACTTGCATCTTTGGCTTACCTGCTGAGTAAAAGATACACGAAAGTAGTAAGACAGAACCTGGAGTTCGTGTACGGCAACAACCTTGACGAAAAGTTCGTCGAAGAGGTGACAAAGTACTCATACAAATCTCTTCTTTTAAACTTTTTATACACGCTTGAAGGGCGTTACTATTCCATAGACGACATCGCCAAAAAAGTGAAGTTCGAAAACCTTGAGATCATCCAAAAAGTACAGGAAGAAAAACGCCCTATCATCTTTGTAACCTCACATTATGGAGCTTGGGAGTTAGGAGCTGAGATGCTTAGTGCCTGCGTCGAACCGATCATGGTCGTGTACAAAGGGATGAATAACAAATATTTTGAAAACTATCTTCTCTCTTCACGTGCAAAATGGAAGATGAGTTATGCAGAAAAACACGGTGCGGCAAAAGAGCTTGTAAAAAGACTCCGCGCAAAAAAAGCGATAGCGATCTTAGTCGACACAAACGTAAGCAAACAAGACGGTCTGAAAGTAGACTTTTTAAACCACCCAACTCTGCAGATAAAATCTACGGCTTACCTAGCTAGAAAGTTTGATGCGGCACTCATACCGATACTTATACATGCGGATGAAAAAGATGAGAACTACACCATAAAAGTGTATGATGAACTTATCCCTCCAAAAACAGAAGATGTGGAAAATGACATCCTTATCTCGACACAGATGCAGGCATCCTGGTTAAGTAAAGAGATACTAAAAAACCCGAAACCGTGGTTCTGGCTGCACCGCCGCTGGAAGAACGACTACCCGGCTATCTATAAAAAATAGCCTTACATGTAAGATCACTCGGCGAAAGATTTCGCTTCGACGAGTTTTAAAAGTGCCAAGAAAAACGATGTGATCGCAGGGCCAAGTATCATCCCCCAAAACCCAAAAGTCGCAAGTCCCGCTATGATGGCAAAGAAGATCACCAGTTCATTGAGTTTCACGCTTGACTTTATAAATCTGATATTTATTTCTTTGATGATCACCGGTTTTATGAACGTATCGGCGATAATAGAGATCATGATTATCGAATACATCGCGATGAAAAAAGCTGCGCCTACGTTGCCCAGACTGTACTCATAAACTGCAAACGGAAGCCACATCAAAGCCCCGCCGACAACAGGGATCAATGAGGCAAATCCGTACATGATACCAAAGAGCAGTCCATTATAACCCATAAATGAAACTGCGACACCAAAGAGCGCACCCTCGAACATCGCCGTCGCAAGAATGGAATAAAACACCGTACTCATAACAGAAGAGAGTTCATACGTCAGAAGCTTGTTGTCATCTTCAGGAAGCTTAACCACTTTTTTGATAAATCTGATGATCACATCCCCGTTGTACTGCGCAAAGAAGTAAAAGACGATGATCAAAAGCGAGTTTTTGAGATACCCTGCACTGTATGAACCGATGGTGCCTGCGTATGAAAGAGCTTTTGTCGCAAAGTCACCAAGCTGCAAGTCTTTTAAAAGGTCTGCCAGATACGGTTTTGCAAATGCCAGATAGTGCGGAGGATTTGCTATCAAATTTCTTAGTGAATGATCGATCTTAGACAGAGTCTCGGGGTCTAGATGATTGAGTCTGATCGTAAAGTTCGCCAAGAAGTAACCAAGCGGGACAAAGAAAAGGACTGCCAGCAGGAAAGTCGTAAGCAGACTTCCGACAAATCTGGACTTTGTCACACTCGTAAAATGACACTGTATATTTGCAGTCGATATCGCCAAAAGTGCAGCGATGAGCATCGTAAGCAGAAAAGGCTCATATAAACGGTACATCCAGTAAAGCGATGCACCAAAAAGTATGATAAGCAGATGTTGTGATTTCATTAAAGCAGGCTCTCTTTTGAATTTTTAAATCTTAGTACGTCTATGGTCTTATGTGTCGCCATTCTTCCTTTTGCCGTGCGCTCTAAGTAGCCGTTTGCTATCAGGTACGGTTCAAGGACGTCTTCAACTGTCCCCTCGTCTTCACTCAGCGCCGCCGCGATGGTGCTAAGACCGATAG includes the following:
- the waaC gene encoding lipopolysaccharide heptosyltransferase I; translation: MKLNHIALVRLSALGDIVNATIVLQFIRQKYPNIKIDWICEEVFAPLLTEHPFIHQVHTINLKKLKKEKNFSGVVQTVKRLRALPKYDLIIDMQGLLKSAVVSRIIGKNIHGYDKDSARESLASLFYASTSNIPYELSVIKRNVALINDALDLQISDEMIDTKEPTLPAYERPFFTQERYAVFVIGASWASKIYPKEKVAEVCNSLTCKTYIVWGSEQEKADAEFVAQHSENAQLTPKLDLKELCALISHASLVIGNDTGPTHMAWAYNVPSITLFGPTNERMIYPTTTNVAIHSDSKVDISHIDKNDFSIKDIDPIAVANKAKELLKW
- a CDS encoding lipid A biosynthesis lauroyl acyltransferase gives rise to the protein MVGFYLFLALEKFLMLLPKKVRRSFFTGLASLAYLLSKRYTKVVRQNLEFVYGNNLDEKFVEEVTKYSYKSLLLNFLYTLEGRYYSIDDIAKKVKFENLEIIQKVQEEKRPIIFVTSHYGAWELGAEMLSACVEPIMVVYKGMNNKYFENYLLSSRAKWKMSYAEKHGAAKELVKRLRAKKAIAILVDTNVSKQDGLKVDFLNHPTLQIKSTAYLARKFDAALIPILIHADEKDENYTIKVYDELIPPKTEDVENDILISTQMQASWLSKEILKNPKPWFWLHRRWKNDYPAIYKK
- a CDS encoding AI-2E family transporter, which gives rise to MKSQHLLIILFGASLYWMYRLYEPFLLTMLIAALLAISTANIQCHFTSVTKSRFVGSLLTTFLLAVLFFVPLGYFLANFTIRLNHLDPETLSKIDHSLRNLIANPPHYLAFAKPYLADLLKDLQLGDFATKALSYAGTIGSYSAGYLKNSLLIIVFYFFAQYNGDVIIRFIKKVVKLPEDDNKLLTYELSSVMSTVFYSILATAMFEGALFGVAVSFMGYNGLLFGIMYGFASLIPVVGGALMWLPFAVYEYSLGNVGAAFFIAMYSIIMISIIADTFIKPVIIKEINIRFIKSSVKLNELVIFFAIIAGLATFGFWGMILGPAITSFFLALLKLVEAKSFAE